In Nocardia sp. XZ_19_385, the sequence ACCGGAGGCACCTACGGGATCGGTAAGGAGGCCGCGCTGGCCTTCTTGGCCGCGGGCGCCGAGGTCGCTATCGGCGACGCCGATCCGGGCAAGGTACGCGCGATCACCTCCCAACTGAACCGGATCCACGGCGCCGACGTGGTCGGTCTACCGGTGGATGTCACCGACGGCGGCCGGTTCGCCGAATTCCTGGACCACGCCGAACGCAGACTGGGCGGGCTCGATGTGGTGGTCAACGCCGCCGACATCGGGCCGACCGGGACCTTCCTCACCGAATCGCAGGCCGAATCCGATCGCCAGATCGATTGCAACCTGCGCGCGGTGATCACCGGATCCCGTTTGGCGGGAATCCGGTTCGTCGAGCAGGGGCACGGTCACATCGTCAATATCGGCTCGGCCATCGGCGTCACCGCGTCGCTGGGCGCGGCGGTGTATTCCGCGACCAAACACGCGGTAGTCGGGCTCGGCACGGCGCTGCATCGGGGT encodes:
- a CDS encoding SDR family NAD(P)-dependent oxidoreductase, whose translation is MPKKTLAGTRVAITGGTYGIGKEAALAFLAAGAEVAIGDADPGKVRAITSQLNRIHGADVVGLPVDVTDGGRFAEFLDHAERRLGGLDVVVNAADIGPTGTFLTESQAESDRQIDCNLRAVITGSRLAGIRFVEQGHGHIVNIGSAIGVTASLGAAVYSATKHAVVGLGTALHRGLAEQGVIVSTIAPGYAPDPEAVADAIVDCVEHQRAGLVVVPPNGWFRTAVPDPVQLRHTMRRMLGMV